From the Rhodoferax sp. WC2427 genome, one window contains:
- a CDS encoding GlsB/YeaQ/YmgE family stress response membrane protein translates to MFSLIGTIIVGLIVGLIARAVKPGDDKLGFIMTAILGIAGSFGASFIGQKMGWYAPGAAAGWIASVVGAVVLLVIYGLVSKK, encoded by the coding sequence ATGTTTTCTTTGATCGGTACCATCATTGTTGGTTTGATCGTGGGCTTGATCGCCCGGGCCGTGAAGCCCGGTGACGACAAGCTGGGCTTCATCATGACGGCCATTCTGGGTATTGCAGGCTCGTTCGGTGCCAGCTTCATCGGCCAAAAGATGGGCTGGTACGCGCCCGGCGCCGCGGCCGGCTGGATTGCCTCGGTCGTCGGTGCCGTCGTCTTGCTGGTGATTTACGGCCTGGTGTCGAAAAAGTAA
- the dapE gene encoding succinyl-diaminopimelate desuccinylase has translation MSQTLYLAEQLIAQPSVTPDDAHCQPLIAERLAPLGFVCETITSGPENFRVTNLWAVRRSTFKGFRPPALDGSAQAAPKLIAFAGHTDVVPTGPLAQWGSDPFTPTHRDGKLFGRGASDMKTSIAAFVVAVEEYVAAQPDTPLSIALLLTSDEEGPSVDGTVVVCKLLKERGEQIDYCIVGEPTAVERTGDMVKNGRRGSMSGKLTIRGVQGHIAYPQLAKNPIHLAMPALAELVATAWDKGNAFFQPTSWQMSNIHAGTGANNVIPGTVVVDFNFRFCTESTPDGLQRRVHEVLDRHGLSYDIAWTVGGLPFLTTPGTLVDAVRAAILAETGIATELSTTGGTSDARFIAQICPQVVECGPPNATIHKIDEHIVVADIEPLKNIYRRTLENLSRQP, from the coding sequence ATGTCCCAGACCCTGTATTTGGCCGAGCAGCTCATCGCCCAGCCCTCCGTCACCCCCGACGACGCGCACTGCCAGCCCCTGATTGCCGAGCGCCTGGCCCCGTTGGGCTTTGTCTGTGAAACCATCACCAGCGGACCCGAGAACTTCCGCGTCACCAACCTGTGGGCAGTCCGGCGTAGCACTTTCAAGGGTTTTAGGCCTCCAGCGCTTGATGGATCAGCGCAAGCAGCTCCTAAACTCATAGCATTTGCCGGCCACACGGACGTGGTGCCCACCGGCCCGCTGGCGCAGTGGGGCAGCGACCCGTTCACCCCCACGCACCGCGACGGCAAATTGTTTGGCCGCGGCGCGAGCGACATGAAAACCTCCATCGCCGCCTTCGTGGTGGCGGTGGAAGAATATGTGGCCGCCCAGCCCGACACCCCGCTGTCGATTGCCCTGCTGCTCACCAGCGACGAGGAAGGCCCCTCGGTGGACGGCACGGTGGTGGTCTGCAAGCTGCTCAAAGAGCGCGGCGAACAGATCGACTACTGCATCGTCGGCGAGCCCACTGCGGTGGAGCGCACCGGTGACATGGTCAAAAATGGCCGCCGCGGCAGCATGAGCGGCAAGCTCACCATCCGCGGCGTGCAGGGCCACATCGCCTACCCGCAGCTGGCCAAAAACCCCATCCACCTGGCCATGCCCGCCCTGGCCGAGCTGGTGGCCACCGCGTGGGACAAGGGCAACGCCTTCTTCCAGCCCACCAGCTGGCAAATGAGCAACATCCATGCAGGCACCGGCGCCAACAACGTCATTCCTGGCACGGTGGTGGTGGACTTCAACTTCCGCTTCTGCACCGAATCCACGCCCGACGGCCTGCAGCGCCGCGTGCACGAGGTGCTGGACCGCCATGGCCTGAGCTACGACATCGCCTGGACGGTGGGCGGCCTGCCCTTCTTGACCACCCCCGGCACCCTGGTCGACGCCGTGCGCGCCGCCATCCTGGCTGAGACCGGCATCGCCACCGAGCTGTCTACCACCGGCGGCACCAGCGACGCGCGCTTCATCGCCCAGATCTGCCCCCAGGTCGTCGAATGCGGCCCGCCCAACGCCACCATCCACAAGATTGACGAGCACATCGTGGTGGCCGACATCGAGCCGCTGAAAAACATCTACCGCCGCACCCTGGAAAACCTGTCCCGCCAGCCATGA
- a CDS encoding PilT/PilU family type 4a pilus ATPase, which translates to MSTMERILRLMQEKKASDVYLSANAPALIRINGQCVPVNSQLLQHDAPRSLLAEIVPPEKITELQASGELNMAVSVPGVGRFRVSAMRQRGSYSVVVRYINVEVPLLSSLKVPAILGDLVMQKRGLLLMVGSTGAGKTTTQAAMIDHRNQRAGGHILTIEDPIEYLYKNKRSIVNQREIGTDTASLEVALKNALRQAPDVILIGEIRDRETMSAAIAYAQTGHLCMATLHANNSYQALNRIVNFYPVEVRATMQADLAVALNAIVSQRLVRTPSGERVPAVEIMLNTLLVADMIEKGDIGGVKEAMEKSLAEGSQTFESDLARLITEGTIDRKEGLANADSATNLMWRLQNDFARASQKTEVAVQQAEADDEPSFTDFTLDVRP; encoded by the coding sequence ATGAGCACAATGGAACGCATCCTGCGCCTGATGCAGGAGAAAAAGGCCTCCGATGTCTACCTGTCGGCCAACGCGCCCGCGCTGATCCGCATCAACGGCCAGTGCGTGCCGGTGAACAGCCAGCTGCTGCAACATGACGCGCCGCGCAGCCTGCTGGCCGAAATTGTGCCGCCCGAGAAGATCACCGAACTGCAGGCCTCGGGCGAGCTGAACATGGCCGTGTCCGTGCCCGGCGTGGGGCGCTTTCGCGTCAGCGCCATGCGCCAGCGCGGCAGCTATTCGGTGGTGGTGCGCTACATCAACGTGGAAGTGCCCCTGCTCAGCAGCCTCAAGGTGCCCGCCATCCTGGGCGACCTGGTGATGCAAAAGCGCGGCCTGCTGCTGATGGTGGGCTCTACCGGAGCCGGTAAAACCACCACCCAGGCGGCCATGATCGACCACCGCAACCAGCGCGCGGGCGGCCACATCCTGACCATCGAAGACCCGATCGAATACCTGTACAAAAACAAGCGCTCCATCGTCAACCAGCGCGAGATCGGCACCGACACCGCCTCGCTCGAAGTGGCCCTGAAGAACGCCCTGCGCCAGGCACCGGACGTGATCCTGATCGGCGAAATCCGCGACCGCGAAACCATGTCGGCGGCCATCGCCTACGCCCAGACCGGCCATTTGTGCATGGCCACGCTGCACGCCAACAACTCCTACCAGGCGCTGAACCGCATCGTCAACTTCTACCCCGTGGAAGTGCGCGCCACCATGCAGGCCGACCTGGCCGTGGCGCTGAACGCCATCGTCTCGCAGCGGCTGGTGCGCACGCCCTCGGGCGAACGCGTGCCTGCGGTAGAGATCATGCTCAACACCTTGCTGGTGGCCGACATGATCGAAAAAGGCGACATCGGCGGCGTGAAAGAGGCCATGGAGAAGTCGCTGGCCGAGGGCTCGCAGACCTTCGAGAGCGACCTGGCCCGCCTGATCACCGAAGGCACCATCGACCGCAAGGAAGGCCTGGCCAACGCCGATTCGGCCACCAACCTGATGTGGCGGCTGCAAAACGACTTTGCCCGCGCCAGCCAGAAGACCGAGGTGGCCGTGCAGCAGGCCGAGGCCGACGACGAACCCAGCTTTACCGACTTCACCTTGGACGTGCGGCCCTGA
- a CDS encoding amino acid ABC transporter ATP-binding protein translates to MTALIQIRGLCKSYGAFQALHSIDLDVNAGEVVVVIGPSGSGKSTLIRCINLLEDYQGGEILVDGEKVVRGKALAKVRAEVGMVFQSFNLFPHLTALANVALGPLRVRHMPQREAEARALALLDKVGLAAHAHKLPGKLSGGQQQRVAIARALAMEPKVLLFDEPTSALDPEMVGEVLDVMQALARTGVTMVIVTHEMGFARRVADRVIFMEAGRVIEQAPPAEFFSAPREERTQAFLQAILQH, encoded by the coding sequence ATGACAGCACTTATCCAAATCCGTGGGCTGTGCAAGTCCTACGGCGCATTCCAAGCCCTGCACAGCATCGACCTCGACGTGAACGCTGGGGAGGTGGTGGTGGTCATCGGCCCGTCCGGTTCGGGCAAATCCACGCTGATCCGCTGCATCAACCTGCTGGAGGACTACCAGGGCGGCGAGATTCTGGTGGACGGCGAAAAAGTGGTGCGCGGCAAGGCCCTGGCCAAGGTGCGCGCCGAAGTGGGCATGGTGTTCCAGAGCTTCAACCTGTTTCCGCATCTCACGGCCCTGGCCAATGTGGCGCTGGGCCCGCTGCGGGTGCGCCATATGCCCCAGCGCGAGGCCGAAGCCCGCGCCCTGGCGCTGCTGGACAAGGTGGGCCTGGCCGCGCACGCGCACAAGCTGCCGGGCAAGTTGTCGGGCGGCCAGCAGCAGCGGGTGGCGATTGCCCGGGCGCTGGCCATGGAGCCCAAGGTGCTGTTGTTTGACGAGCCCACCTCGGCCCTGGACCCGGAAATGGTCGGCGAGGTGCTGGACGTGATGCAAGCCCTGGCGCGCACCGGCGTGACCATGGTGATCGTGACCCACGAGATGGGTTTTGCCCGCCGCGTGGCCGACCGGGTGATTTTCATGGAGGCCGGGCGGGTCATCGAACAGGCGCCGCCCGCCGAATTCTTCAGCGCGCCCCGTGAGGAGCGCACCCAGGCCTTTCTGCAGGCCATTCTTCAACACTGA
- a CDS encoding ABC-F family ATP-binding cassette domain-containing protein gives MITLKNVVLRRSAKVLLDSANVTINPGEKVGLVGRNGAGKSTLFALLNGTLHEDGGDFYVPSQWRLAQVAQDMPETEQSATEFVIEGDTNLLAAQQEVTASELTDDGERMANAYMALYDAGSGDAQARAQALILGLGFKTTELDNPVNSFSGGWRMRLQLARALMCPSDLMLLDEPTNHLDLDALVWLEAWLKRYTGTMLVISHDREFLDAITDVTVHIEAAKLNRYGGNYSKFEDMRAEKMEQQSASFSKQQDKIAHLQKFISRFKAQASKAKQAQSRVKALDRMEKIAPLLAEAEFTFEFKEPANLPNPMLSMSDATFGYPAPEDAPEGTGPTVIVQKVNKSVLAGQRIGILGANGQGKSTLVKTVARALTPIHGEILEGKGLNIGYFAQQELDVLRPADTPLEHMIRLVKETTAAGKLAGQGTREQDLRSFLGTFNFSGDMVKQAVGSMSGGEKARLVLCMIVWQRPNLLLLDEPTNHLDLATREALAMALNEFEGTVMLVSHDRALLRSVCDEFWMVSRGGVEPFDGDLDDYQRYLLDESKRLREAAKDAGKAAAPAPTPVVVVAAPVFNTKTLQRDLDKIDTEMAALQLEKDGLDEKLAAAKNPFEIGQAGKRLKKVTADMAALEVRWMALSEQLESAGAMAG, from the coding sequence ATGATCACCCTTAAAAACGTAGTTCTGCGCCGCAGCGCCAAAGTCTTGCTAGACAGCGCCAATGTCACCATCAACCCCGGCGAAAAAGTCGGCCTGGTGGGCCGCAACGGTGCGGGCAAATCCACCCTGTTTGCGCTGCTCAACGGCACGCTGCACGAAGACGGCGGCGACTTCTACGTGCCGTCGCAGTGGCGGCTGGCCCAGGTGGCCCAGGACATGCCCGAAACCGAGCAAAGCGCCACCGAATTCGTGATCGAGGGCGACACCAACCTGTTGGCCGCCCAGCAGGAAGTCACCGCCTCCGAGCTGACCGACGACGGTGAACGCATGGCCAACGCCTACATGGCCCTGTACGACGCAGGCTCGGGCGATGCCCAGGCCCGGGCACAGGCGCTGATCTTGGGCCTGGGCTTCAAAACCACCGAACTCGACAACCCGGTCAACAGCTTTTCGGGTGGCTGGCGCATGCGCCTGCAGCTGGCGCGCGCGCTGATGTGCCCTTCGGACCTGATGCTGCTGGATGAGCCCACCAACCACTTGGACCTGGACGCCCTGGTGTGGCTGGAAGCCTGGCTCAAGCGCTACACCGGCACCATGCTGGTCATCAGCCATGACCGCGAATTCCTGGATGCCATCACCGACGTGACGGTGCACATCGAAGCAGCCAAGCTCAACCGCTACGGCGGCAACTACAGCAAGTTCGAAGACATGCGTGCCGAGAAGATGGAGCAGCAGTCGGCATCGTTTTCCAAGCAGCAAGACAAGATTGCCCACCTGCAAAAGTTCATCTCGCGCTTCAAGGCCCAGGCCAGCAAGGCCAAGCAGGCGCAAAGCCGGGTCAAGGCCCTGGACCGCATGGAAAAGATTGCGCCGCTGCTGGCCGAGGCCGAGTTCACTTTCGAGTTCAAGGAACCCGCCAACCTGCCCAACCCGATGCTGTCGATGTCGGACGCCACCTTCGGCTACCCCGCACCGGAAGACGCGCCCGAGGGCACCGGCCCCACGGTCATCGTGCAAAAGGTCAACAAATCGGTGCTGGCAGGCCAGCGCATCGGCATTCTGGGTGCCAACGGCCAGGGTAAATCCACCCTGGTGAAAACCGTGGCCCGGGCACTCACGCCCATCCACGGCGAGATTCTGGAAGGCAAGGGCCTGAACATCGGCTACTTCGCCCAGCAGGAGCTGGACGTGCTGCGCCCCGCCGACACCCCGCTGGAGCACATGATCCGCCTGGTGAAAGAAACCACCGCCGCGGGCAAGCTGGCCGGCCAAGGCACGCGCGAGCAGGATTTGCGCAGCTTCCTGGGCACCTTCAATTTCAGCGGCGACATGGTCAAGCAGGCCGTGGGCAGCATGAGCGGCGGCGAGAAAGCCCGCCTGGTGTTGTGCATGATCGTCTGGCAGCGCCCGAATCTGCTGCTGCTGGATGAGCCCACCAACCACTTGGACCTGGCCACCCGCGAAGCCCTGGCGATGGCGCTGAACGAATTCGAAGGCACGGTGATGCTGGTCAGCCACGACCGCGCCCTGCTGCGCTCGGTGTGCGACGAGTTCTGGATGGTGTCACGCGGCGGTGTGGAGCCGTTCGACGGCGACCTGGACGACTACCAGCGCTACCTGCTGGACGAGTCCAAACGCCTGCGCGAAGCCGCCAAGGATGCGGGCAAAGCCGCCGCGCCCGCACCTACGCCGGTGGTGGTGGTGGCCGCCCCGGTCTTCAACACCAAGACCCTGCAGCGCGATCTGGACAAGATCGACACCGAGATGGCTGCCTTGCAGCTGGAAAAAGACGGGCTGGACGAAAAGCTGGCCGCCGCCAAGAATCCATTTGAGATCGGCCAGGCCGGCAAGCGGCTCAAAAAGGTCACTGCCGACATGGCGGCGCTCGAAGTGCGCTGGATGGCACTGTCGGAGCAGCTGGAATCCGCCGGTGCCATGGCGGGTTAA
- a CDS encoding cysteine desulfurase-like protein produces the protein MPPTLNLDHIRAEFPALHNDCAYLDNAGGSQVLRRVADRVRDYLLTSSVQLGASYAQSQDAGAKVLAARRAVAELINAPFDDEVVMGGSTTSLMFQVTHAIQLGVQPGDEVIVSNTDHEANIGGWMRLQAAGAVVKVWEVNRETLALDLADLDRLLSPRVKWVAVTHASNILGTINPVAEIARRVHAVGARLCVDAVAYAPHRLVDVQASGADMVVFSFYKVFGPHYAVLWVQRELLLSLPSLNHYFIGADVLPYKLQPGNVNYELSYGCMGINDYLVAVGSQLGCTGTARQKMQCAFDAFEQHEDALAERLLAYLRGKKSVRIVGMDSAAKGGRVPTISFMVAGQMSESIVRHTDRFGIGIRFGDFYAKRLVESLGLHPQGGVVRVSIAHYNTFAEIDKLVKHLDEVIA, from the coding sequence ATGCCGCCAACCCTGAACCTAGACCACATCCGCGCCGAGTTTCCGGCCCTGCACAACGACTGCGCCTACCTGGACAACGCCGGTGGCTCCCAGGTTCTGCGCCGCGTGGCCGACCGGGTGCGCGACTACCTGCTGACCAGCAGCGTGCAGCTCGGTGCCAGCTACGCCCAGTCGCAAGATGCCGGGGCCAAGGTGCTGGCCGCGCGCCGTGCGGTGGCCGAGCTGATCAACGCTCCGTTTGACGACGAAGTGGTGATGGGCGGCTCCACCACCTCGCTGATGTTCCAGGTGACACATGCCATCCAGCTGGGCGTCCAGCCCGGCGACGAGGTTATCGTCAGCAACACCGACCACGAAGCCAATATCGGCGGCTGGATGCGGCTGCAGGCGGCGGGCGCGGTGGTCAAGGTGTGGGAGGTGAACCGCGAGACCCTGGCGCTGGACCTGGCCGACCTGGACCGTTTGCTGTCGCCCCGGGTTAAATGGGTGGCGGTGACCCACGCCTCCAACATCCTGGGCACCATCAATCCGGTGGCAGAGATCGCCCGCCGGGTCCACGCCGTGGGCGCGCGCCTATGCGTGGATGCGGTGGCCTATGCGCCGCACCGGCTGGTGGACGTGCAGGCCAGCGGGGCAGACATGGTTGTCTTCAGCTTCTACAAGGTGTTTGGCCCGCACTACGCGGTGCTGTGGGTGCAGCGTGAGCTGCTGCTGTCGCTGCCCAGCTTGAACCACTATTTCATCGGCGCCGACGTGCTGCCCTACAAGCTGCAGCCGGGCAATGTGAACTATGAGCTGTCGTACGGCTGCATGGGCATCAACGACTACCTGGTGGCGGTGGGCAGCCAGCTGGGCTGCACCGGCACGGCACGGCAAAAGATGCAGTGCGCCTTCGATGCGTTTGAGCAGCACGAGGACGCGTTAGCCGAGCGGCTGCTGGCGTACCTGCGCGGCAAGAAGTCGGTGCGCATTGTCGGCATGGACAGCGCTGCCAAGGGGGGCCGGGTGCCCACCATCAGCTTCATGGTAGCCGGGCAGATGTCGGAGTCCATCGTGCGCCATACCGACCGGTTTGGCATCGGCATCCGCTTTGGCGACTTCTATGCCAAGCGCCTGGTCGAGTCGCTGGGCCTGCACCCCCAGGGCGGCGTGGTGCGGGTGTCCATCGCCCACTACAACACCTTTGCCGAGATCGACAAGTTGGTAAAACACCTGGACGAGGTGATCGCATGA
- a CDS encoding amino acid ABC transporter permease — MNLLDTFFNWPVFRDALPLLLQGLWTTILLGAVSIALGFVGGLLLALVRLYGPAWLRTVARIYIDVFRSIPLLVLLVLVYYALPFVGIRLTSFAAATTALSLVSCAYTAEIMRAGIEAIPKGQFEAADAIGLGFFSSMRDVVLPQALRIVVPPLTSNCINVLKDTALASVVAMPDLLKQATQAQALAANPTPLIGAALLYLLLLLPLVRLVGFFEARHRAATR, encoded by the coding sequence ATGAATCTGCTCGACACCTTCTTCAACTGGCCGGTTTTCCGGGATGCCCTGCCTTTGCTGCTGCAGGGGCTGTGGACCACGATTCTGCTGGGGGCCGTCAGCATTGCGCTGGGCTTTGTGGGCGGCTTGCTGCTGGCGCTGGTGCGGCTGTACGGCCCAGCTTGGCTGCGCACCGTGGCCCGCATCTACATCGACGTGTTCCGCTCGATCCCGCTGCTGGTCTTGCTGGTGCTGGTGTACTACGCGCTGCCCTTTGTAGGCATCCGGCTGACCTCGTTTGCCGCTGCCACCACCGCGCTGTCGCTGGTGTCGTGCGCGTACACGGCAGAAATCATGCGGGCGGGCATCGAGGCCATTCCCAAGGGCCAGTTCGAGGCGGCCGATGCCATCGGCCTGGGCTTTTTCAGCAGCATGCGCGATGTGGTGCTGCCCCAGGCGCTGCGCATCGTGGTGCCGCCGCTGACCAGCAACTGCATCAATGTGCTCAAAGACACGGCCCTGGCCTCGGTGGTGGCCATGCCCGATCTGCTGAAGCAGGCCACCCAGGCCCAGGCCCTGGCCGCCAACCCCACGCCCTTGATCGGCGCAGCGCTGCTGTACTTGCTGCTGTTGCTGCCCCTGGTGCGGCTGGTGGGCTTTTTTGAAGCACGGCACCGTGCTGCCACACGCTAA
- a CDS encoding transporter substrate-binding domain-containing protein, with protein sequence MKFTSLAATVALTVATFTAATSALAADWTVGANIGNVPWEFQDATGKFVGFEIDLVNEVAKRAGKSVQIENIPFNGLFPAVQSGRIQMAISSITITPKRLESLAFAQPYYDSDQSLSVLKATKIDKLEDLAGKTVGVDTASTGDIYATQNTAKLKIATISRYEGLAPAMLDLASGRIDGYISDIPAVEYYIKDKPQYRIAARIPTNERYSFMFAKNFADAAKVNEILGTLKKEGFVSATHKKWFGTTPPDTSSSVMVMDVPK encoded by the coding sequence ATGAAATTCACATCTCTTGCTGCCACCGTCGCTCTGACGGTAGCGACCTTTACCGCCGCCACCTCGGCCCTGGCCGCCGACTGGACGGTCGGTGCCAACATCGGCAACGTGCCCTGGGAGTTCCAGGACGCCACCGGCAAGTTTGTCGGCTTCGAGATCGACCTGGTCAACGAGGTTGCCAAACGCGCGGGCAAATCGGTGCAGATCGAGAACATCCCGTTCAACGGCCTGTTCCCCGCCGTGCAGTCGGGCCGCATCCAGATGGCCATCTCCAGCATCACCATCACACCCAAGCGCCTCGAATCGCTGGCCTTTGCCCAGCCCTACTACGACAGCGACCAGTCCCTGTCGGTGCTCAAAGCCACCAAGATCGACAAGCTGGAAGACCTGGCGGGCAAAACCGTGGGCGTGGATACCGCCTCCACCGGCGACATCTACGCCACGCAGAACACCGCCAAGCTGAAGATCGCCACCATCTCCCGCTATGAAGGCCTGGCGCCCGCCATGCTGGACCTGGCCTCGGGCCGCATCGACGGCTACATCAGCGACATCCCGGCGGTGGAGTACTACATCAAGGACAAGCCGCAGTACCGCATTGCCGCGCGCATTCCCACCAACGAGCGCTACTCCTTCATGTTTGCCAAGAACTTTGCCGATGCCGCCAAGGTGAACGAGATCCTGGGCACGCTGAAGAAAGAGGGCTTTGTGTCTGCCACCCACAAGAAATGGTTTGGCACCACGCCACCTGACACGTCCTCCAGCGTCATGGTGATGGACGTTCCCAAGTAA
- the prmB gene encoding 50S ribosomal protein L3 N(5)-glutamine methyltransferase translates to MNVLQLIEQSATQLESAGVSFGHGTTNAFDEAAWLVMWKLGLPLDDLDSVENQPVTPEQQAQVAILLDSRITSRKPAAYLTQEAWLQGVPFYVDERAIVPRSFIAELLMDGGIDYWLREESHRVLDLCTGNGSLAVLAAMVYPDVQVTAADISPDALAVARINVDKHSLQSRITLVESDGLAQVDGPFDLVLCNPPYVNSQSMAALPAEYQAEPALALEGGKDGMDFVRKLLQEVSAKMAPLAVLVLEIGNEREHFEAAFPALEVVWLDTSAGEDQVLLVTREALAIL, encoded by the coding sequence ATGAACGTCCTCCAACTCATCGAACAATCCGCCACCCAGCTGGAGTCCGCAGGCGTGTCCTTCGGCCACGGCACCACCAACGCATTCGACGAAGCCGCCTGGCTGGTGATGTGGAAACTGGGCCTGCCGCTGGACGACCTGGATTCTGTAGAAAATCAGCCTGTCACGCCCGAACAACAAGCACAGGTAGCTATACTTTTGGATTCCCGCATCACCAGCCGCAAGCCTGCTGCCTACCTCACCCAAGAGGCCTGGCTGCAAGGCGTGCCGTTTTATGTGGACGAGCGCGCCATCGTGCCGCGCAGCTTCATCGCCGAGCTGCTGATGGACGGCGGCATCGACTATTGGCTGCGCGAGGAATCCCACCGCGTGCTGGACCTGTGCACCGGCAACGGCAGCCTGGCCGTGCTGGCAGCCATGGTCTACCCCGACGTGCAGGTCACCGCCGCCGACATCAGCCCCGACGCCCTGGCCGTGGCCCGCATCAATGTGGACAAGCACAGCCTGCAAAGCCGCATCACCCTGGTGGAATCCGACGGCCTGGCCCAGGTCGACGGCCCGTTTGACCTGGTTTTGTGCAACCCACCCTACGTCAACAGCCAAAGCATGGCCGCCCTGCCCGCCGAGTACCAGGCCGAGCCCGCCCTGGCGTTGGAGGGCGGGAAAGACGGTATGGACTTTGTCCGCAAACTGCTGCAAGAGGTTTCTGCGAAAATGGCCCCTCTCGCGGTGCTGGTTCTGGAAATCGGCAACGAGCGCGAACACTTCGAAGCCGCCTTCCCCGCGCTCGAAGTGGTGTGGTTAGACACCAGCGCAGGCGAAGACCAAGTGTTGTTAGTGACACGCGAAGCTCTTGCCATCCTTTAG
- the hydA gene encoding dihydropyrimidinase has product MSTTLIRNGRIITATDDYVADVLMQDGVIHTIGRNIQVGEDVAIVDATGLYVLPGGVDTHVHLENVIGPTITCDTFASGTKAAAFGGTTTIVDFALQTATDSPLGAIARAQRSAESQVAVDFSFHVIITRVDDQVLQDVRYAMRHEGVTSFKMFMAYPGVMMADDAAIFRMLRQVGADGGMVALHAENGTVIDLLIKEALEAGHTSPRYHALTRPAIMEGEATHRGIRLAELANAPIYFVHVSSNQALKHIVAARAEGIPVFAETCPHYLLFDDSVYNTDNVEIAKYVMTPPLRTPDDQKHLWRALRYDDLQVIATDHCPFCMKEGHLGYRMQKMRGKDDFSLIPNGAPGIETRLVSLFDIGVMQGKLSLNRFVELTSTTPAKLFGLFPKKGTIAVGSDADVVLFDPAASQTIYAKDLHGNCDYTLLEGRTLRGQVKKVFLRGTLIVDGPQWLGREGMGRFVPRGEVRAF; this is encoded by the coding sequence ATGAGCACAACCTTAATTCGCAATGGCCGCATCATCACCGCCACCGACGACTACGTGGCCGACGTGCTGATGCAGGACGGCGTGATCCACACCATTGGCCGCAACATCCAGGTCGGCGAAGACGTGGCCATCGTCGATGCCACCGGCCTGTACGTGCTGCCCGGCGGCGTGGACACCCATGTGCACCTGGAAAATGTGATCGGCCCCACGATCACCTGCGACACCTTTGCCAGCGGCACCAAGGCCGCGGCTTTTGGCGGCACCACCACCATCGTGGACTTTGCGCTGCAAACGGCCACCGACTCGCCCCTGGGGGCCATCGCCCGTGCCCAGCGCAGCGCCGAATCGCAGGTGGCGGTGGACTTCAGCTTCCACGTCATCATCACCCGGGTGGACGATCAGGTGCTGCAGGACGTGCGCTACGCCATGCGCCACGAGGGCGTGACCAGCTTCAAGATGTTCATGGCCTACCCCGGTGTGATGATGGCCGACGACGCCGCCATCTTCCGCATGCTGCGCCAGGTGGGCGCAGACGGCGGCATGGTGGCCCTGCATGCCGAAAACGGCACGGTCATCGACCTGCTGATCAAGGAAGCGCTGGAAGCCGGCCACACCTCGCCGCGCTACCACGCCCTGACCCGCCCGGCCATCATGGAAGGCGAAGCCACGCACCGCGGCATCCGCCTGGCCGAGCTGGCCAACGCGCCCATCTACTTCGTGCACGTTTCCAGCAACCAGGCCTTGAAGCACATCGTGGCCGCCCGGGCCGAGGGCATTCCGGTGTTTGCCGAGACCTGCCCGCACTACCTGTTGTTTGACGACTCGGTCTACAACACCGATAACGTGGAAATCGCCAAATACGTGATGACCCCGCCCCTGCGTACCCCCGACGACCAAAAGCACCTGTGGCGCGCCCTGCGCTATGACGACCTGCAGGTCATCGCCACCGACCACTGCCCTTTTTGCATGAAAGAAGGCCACCTGGGCTACCGCATGCAGAAAATGCGCGGCAAGGACGACTTCTCGCTGATCCCCAACGGCGCGCCGGGCATCGAAACCCGCCTGGTCAGCCTGTTCGACATCGGCGTGATGCAGGGCAAGCTGTCGCTGAACCGCTTTGTGGAGTTGACCTCCACCACCCCGGCCAAACTGTTCGGCCTGTTCCCCAAAAAAGGCACCATCGCCGTGGGCAGCGATGCCGACGTGGTGCTGTTTGACCCCGCCGCCAGCCAGACCATCTATGCCAAGGATTTGCACGGCAACTGCGACTACACCCTGCTCGAAGGCCGCACGCTGCGCGGCCAGGTGAAAAAAGTGTTCTTGCGCGGCACGCTCATCGTGGACGGGCCCCAGTGGCTGGGCCGCGAAGGCATGGGCCGGTTTGTGCCGCGTGGCGAAGTGCGGGCGTTTTAG